The following DNA comes from Apis cerana isolate GH-2021 linkage group LG14, AcerK_1.0, whole genome shotgun sequence.
GAATTTCGCGATACTTATTTTCACATCGTGGCATAGGGCATAGGGCATACTGCCATTTAGATCCAGAACCATTCTCTCCTTCCGTTCGCGACAGTTGGTGCGCGATTATTGAACTCGATAAAACGATATTCCGATTACTCTCGtttcgctttttcttttttttcacggtAAAGTGGaaaacgaagagaaagagagagagagagagaaattcgatAGAGAACAAATAGGTAGGAAGATATGAAAACTATGCGATGCCGAAAATATAACGGAGGACAAACGAAACGCAATATTCCTCGCGAGTCTGTGTTGCCttcatctttgaaaaataactaaaaatacgagtagaattatatatatatatatataattatatatgcgtatatacatatatataaccttttcaaataaatttgcgGTTGCGATTCGATAGGAATAATCACGTTCTATTAATTgctctttaaatttaaatggaacTATGATTTCTCGTATAGAGCGTGTAGTATATTGCTGTGAAAATTATTGGCTTGCACACGATGCTCTTTAAAGTTATGCTCTTTTAAGAGCATACCGGCGataatgattcatttaaaGGCGGAAAAGTATCAGGACCCGTTCGTCTGTCGATTTTCTGGCATATTGCCCCGAGGATAGATCGCTCTATCCTGGCGTCCAATGAATTATGTCCTTTGGCATTAGCCTCGGTGTATTTCAGACCGGTCCATACGACCGTTTTAAACGGCCTTAGAGAAGCCGTGGGAGGCCtgtgctctctctctccctctctgttTCTCCGCCGCGAAAACGCAACGCTCCGCAACATTTTCTTTCCATCAGGTGTGCTCGAACCGAACCAATCTTGAACCAATCGCTCAATCGTTCGAGTGGAAACTCGACgagtaaaaaaagaagcggAGATGTCAGTGAACTTCTTGGAAAACGGGTCCCAAATTTAGAACGGCCAATCGAGTTCTCtaacgagaattttttttttccgggGGAACCAGAAATAGGAAGAAgacgttcgattttttttctttccttttctaatCAAACCGATTCGACCTCGAAGCGAACGTCGAAATATCGTGTCTTGGATTTTCCTTAtggtttcctttcttttttttttttttttttcttcttcttaacgAGACGAAGATCGAAAAGTTGGAACGATAAAGGTAAAGAGAGGTTTTTGCGCTTTCAGATACCGGCAGACCAGATTCAGCTCCCGAAGAATACGGAAAAGGGTGGTTTTCAAGCACGGCGATTGCAATGTCGTACAAGGAAATGTCGCCAAGCGACGACGACGTTACCTTCAGGTAATTTTGAGATATTTCTAAAAGCGTATACGCCCGTTGCGACGATTCGTCCGGTCCAAGGCGATTTCGCGAATTTTCGCCAACGGGAATCAGACTTTACTCTCTTTACGTTCCTCCTTATGCAAGGAAATACGGCGGTCGGTTTTTGTCGTTTCATTCAACGTTAATAAAGCGAACTTGATTCCGTCTCGATCTATTTTCTCGAATCCGATTACTTGCCAAATCGTCGTACATATACGTTCTATAGCGGGTCCACTTTGATGCAACTTCTATATTCCGATTCTCTAGAAACGTATATTTTTCGTACACGTGGGTTAAAATTACCGCGATTGTTTAACTTTCTCGCTCCCCGCTCCTTCTACCATCCTCTCTCTAATCTAgtccataaatttatttcgattcttctctccttttttttcctttttctctaaCGATCCGCGagaaaattcacttttttccATCCGTTTATTTCTTCCCCAGGATATTTTCACGACACTGGTCGACGCACAATGGAGATGGACTCTTCTGGTGTTCTCGATGAACTTCTTGCTCTCGTGGCTAGGTTTCGCCCTGATTTGGTGGCTGATCGCTTACAGCCACGGCGACCTCGATCCGGAGAATCACGCCAACTCCAACTCGACCTTCATCCCCTGCATCGAGAACATTCGTGGATTCACCAGCTCGTTCCTCTTCTCGATCGAGACCCAGCACACGATCGGGTGACTAATTATCCATCTAAATCGTCGCCACCGATTTCACGTCGGATCACGCCTGTGAGAATTTTAAAACGCTAGAAAACGACGGACAGCCGCCTTtggaaaacaatatatatatatatatataccctcTCCCCCTCGCTTAATTAGTTGCACTGTTCGATTCCACCCGCCAATTCTTgggtaattttttctttgaaaaacgtAAGAACGATGGAGAGAGGGGAATGGAAGAAACGCGCATTAGACGTATCGTAAGTTATTATACAGGAATTTCGCACAAAGGTATTCCATTATCCTCCACATTGGATCTCCTCTTGTATTCGTGCAAGTTTTTGTTCTCTAAAAAGAAACGCGTAATGATGTAACTCTGACTGAGAAAGGAGGGTCTAATCGAAGGGAAAAATATCGTAGGTACGGATCGAAGCACCCTACGGACGAGTGTCCGGAGGCTGTGTTCGTCATATGTATCCAGTCGATGACAGGTGTGATACTGCAAGCATTCATGGTGGGGATAGTTTTCGCCAAGCTTTCCCGGCCCAAGAAGAGAACGCAGACGTTGTTGTTCTCGAGGAACGCGGTCATCTGTCAGAGGGACGGGCAGCCGTGCCTCATGTTTCGAGTCGGTGACATGAGGAAGAGCCACATTATCGAGGCTCACGTGAGGGCGCAGATGATCAAACGAAAGGTGAGCGAAAGAATCGTAAGCGAAATGCATCCAATCCTCCTGAGcctctttttcgtttcttatCTCGCGACGTAAGCGATAAGCTTAGGGGAATCGATATGATAATTGATGAGAGCAAGCGTTGAAAACTTTCAGGTGACCAGAGAGGGGGAACTGTTACCCTTCTTCCAAACGGAGCTGAAAGTGGGGAGCGACGGCGAGGAGGACAAGATCTTGTTCATCTGGCCGACGACAATCGTTCACAAGATCGACGAGCAATCTCCCCTTTATCACATATCGGCAAGCGATATGCTGCGCGAACGCTTCGAGATCGTGGTCATATTGGAAGGTTGTTTAAGAGATGTTTTATCGTTGTACGCGAGATTTGGACTTGGGAGGGTAATAAGGAACGTCCGATTCGTTAATTTCAGGCGTGATCGAGTCGACCGGAATGACGACCCAAGCCAGGAGCTCCTATCTACCCTCTGAGATTCTGTGGGGGCACAGGTTCGAACATATAATCACGTTCAAAAAGGAGACGGGGGAGTACGAGGTGAACTACACCCTTTTCAACAACACGTACGAGGTCGATACACCACTGTGCTCGGCGGCCgatctcgataaaattaaggCGATGCAAAGAGCGAAAGGAGGTAAAACATATACTTTATAGCCGTTGCAACGTCTACATTGCTTTAGTAGCGCTTCCAATCTCGCGTTGTCTTTCGATCTTCCAACTTTTATCGCGAAAGCACGCGCGATATTCTTCTCTccgaaaagagagaggatgTCGAAATGAGATTGCTGAGATAGGAGAATCCGATTTTATTTCAGAGCGCATGAGCAGCACGGGATTCGCTCATTATCGCGATGCATCGAGCAGTTCTCTGACCACCGGATCCGGTTCCAGCTTGGCGTCGTCCACCGGTGGACTGCACATGAACGTGCCAATGACATCGTTGACTCCGATTCCAGTTATGATCACGAGCCCGGACGGCTCTCTCAGACGCGAGAGCATGCAGAGCGGGCAAACCGAGATGAAACCGCCGATATTTTACACGCATAACGAGGTAATAATTCCCCCCCTCTTCCCCTTCCTCCTACAACTCGCGCCTAAGTTACTCGCACAATTCGAATTTCGAGAGAAAATCTCTTTCGATTCTCGAGAAAGACACGTTATACGTATCGAATAATCTTGGTTCCCCCAGTTTTTGGACAACGAGCATTCTTCGAGCTGTCCGCAAGACGATTCCGGGAATCAGGAGGACTACGACCGCGTGTTGGAGGATATAAACGCGACGTTGAGGAAGAGTCGAGGGCCGAGCCAGGAGGCGAGGAGGATGCACAAGGAGCCGTCCAAAACCACGTTAGATTCGAGGAAGAGCGAGTGCAGGGACGCGATAAGAAGATCCAACTCGCGGCTAACCATGGATCAAATCCCGATCAACACTCCCCCGAGATCACCCTCGCGACAGCATTTAGAGGCCAGGTATTCTCTGTACATGATATCCCCGAGAAAAGGAAATCTTTGGAAAACCTCATCACGATGCGCTCGATCCGCAGGAACGATTGTAATCCGATGACGAGGCACGCGAAATTCGTCGAATCCACGGAGCCTCATCGCGACCCTTCGCCCCATCCCCACCTTTCCCCGCCGAGAAGGTACAGCCTGGGCGAGAATCACAGGGCCAAGGATCAACACCAGCCCGCGAAGAAGACCAGTTTCATCCTCGGCGACGACGAGCACCACGTGATCGAGATG
Coding sequences within:
- the LOC107998669 gene encoding uncharacterized protein LOC107998669 isoform X2, with the protein product MVDSENPFRAFRVKIQGDCARGCCGEGEEMDTSPSKILSPSSSGSGKIHLGEGMAFSGLRRALSQMSMLVVKATTSGETAWREELQKYRQTRFSSRRIRKRVVFKHGDCNVVQGNVAKRRRRYLQDIFTTLVDAQWRWTLLVFSMNFLLSWLGFALIWWLIAYSHGDLDPENHANSNSTFIPCIENIRGFTSSFLFSIETQHTIGYGSKHPTDECPEAVFVICIQSMTGVILQAFMVGIVFAKLSRPKKRTQTLLFSRNAVICQRDGQPCLMFRVGDMRKSHIIEAHVRAQMIKRKVTREGELLPFFQTELKVGSDGEEDKILFIWPTTIVHKIDEQSPLYHISASDMLRERFEIVVILEGVIESTGMTTQARSSYLPSEILWGHRFEHIITFKKETGEYEVNYTLFNNTYEVDTPLCSAADLDKIKAMQRAKGERMSSTGFAHYRDASSSSLTTGSGSSLASSTGGLHMNVPMTSLTPIPVMITSPDGSLRRESMQSGQTEMKPPIFYTHNEFLDNEHSSSCPQDDSGNQEDYDRVLEDINATLRKSRGPSQEARRMHKEPSKTTLDSRKSECRDAIRRSNSRLTMDQIPINTPPRSPSRQHLEARNDCNPMTRHAKFVESTEPHRDPSPHPHLSPPRRYSLGENHRAKDQHQPAKKTSFILGDDEHHVIEMDQERSSSFVAGDDHRHVIDIESDPVSKLSSRQQTLDASKTNHHHHHPRNDASSGPQEQV
- the LOC107998669 gene encoding uncharacterized protein LOC107998669 isoform X1, yielding MLMSEKNCARKEGTNEELGEHTIRDSNRVPLDELLVNSTVPSTTVPVKVCDDSADEGGRDNNDKQKRGILTNFQRRTFSRISFKGESGPLLSRYRQTRFSSRRIRKRVVFKHGDCNVVQGNVAKRRRRYLQDIFTTLVDAQWRWTLLVFSMNFLLSWLGFALIWWLIAYSHGDLDPENHANSNSTFIPCIENIRGFTSSFLFSIETQHTIGYGSKHPTDECPEAVFVICIQSMTGVILQAFMVGIVFAKLSRPKKRTQTLLFSRNAVICQRDGQPCLMFRVGDMRKSHIIEAHVRAQMIKRKVTREGELLPFFQTELKVGSDGEEDKILFIWPTTIVHKIDEQSPLYHISASDMLRERFEIVVILEGVIESTGMTTQARSSYLPSEILWGHRFEHIITFKKETGEYEVNYTLFNNTYEVDTPLCSAADLDKIKAMQRAKGERMSSTGFAHYRDASSSSLTTGSGSSLASSTGGLHMNVPMTSLTPIPVMITSPDGSLRRESMQSGQTEMKPPIFYTHNEFLDNEHSSSCPQDDSGNQEDYDRVLEDINATLRKSRGPSQEARRMHKEPSKTTLDSRKSECRDAIRRSNSRLTMDQIPINTPPRSPSRQHLEARNDCNPMTRHAKFVESTEPHRDPSPHPHLSPPRRYSLGENHRAKDQHQPAKKTSFILGDDEHHVIEMDQERSSSFVAGDDHRHVIDIESDPVSKLSSRQQTLDASKTNHHHHHPRNDASSGPQEQV